A window from Dunckerocampus dactyliophorus isolate RoL2022-P2 chromosome 15, RoL_Ddac_1.1, whole genome shotgun sequence encodes these proteins:
- the LOC129168566 gene encoding uncharacterized protein LOC129168566 yields the protein MARDQEHDDSVRALRSATSGLHVQRVPVGDSGTVLWCDVSSGVARPLVPAHWQRKVFDAVHGLSHPGRKSSARLVCQKFVWRGLKKDVLAWSDSCVACQRAKVQCHIKMPLETFQVPDHVNIDLAGLLPESQGFTHLLTMVDRTTRWPEAVPLSSSSTSTADVAWAFIGTWVACFGTPSDLSSDRGVQFTSELWGAVAGSLGVKLHRTTAYHPQANGLCERFHRSMKASLRASLCDGDWVDRLPWVLLGLRCAPKEDLRASSTGLVYGQVWRVPADFVSEATVPWSAANQRATCWSSPAGLPRSRPHGTACPMCAFRLLCVPRNLFFSGTMRIAVPCGHLTTARIGFWSMGTNVWCWTLGAAVSLDRVKPACLNPFLPSKVAVPPRRGRPPGQRWEELTDSSVPSPSALGPPQVPSPRPATPAASPRCTRRSRVVVPPTYADFAYG from the coding sequence ATGGCACGGGATCAAGAGCATGACGACAGCGTGCGTGCTCTCCGTTCTGCGACCTCTGGCCTACACGTGCAGCGTGTTCCAGTTGGCGACTCGGGCACCGTTTTATGGTGCGACGTTTCTTCTGGTGTTGCTCGCCCTTTAGTCCCTGCACATTGGCAGCGCAAGGTGTTCGATGCGGTACATGGCCTTTCCCACCCGGGTCGTAAATCGTCCGCAAGACTGGTGTGCCAAAAGTTTGTGTGGCGTGGTCTCAAGAAGGACGTGCTAGCGTGGTCTGATTCCTGCGTTGCTTGCCAACGAGCCAAGGTGCAGTGCCACATCAAGATGCCCCTCGAAACCTTTCAGGTACCTGACCACGTCAATATTGACTTGGCTGGGCTGCTGCCCGAGTCACAGGGGTTCACGCATCTGCTCACCATGGTTGATAGGACCACACGTTGGCCCGAGGCCGTTCCACTGTCGTCCTCGTCCACGTCCACGGCGGACGTAGCGTGGGCGTTTATTGGTACGTGGGTGGCGTGTTTTGGAACACCTTCTGACCTTTCGTCAGACAGAGGGGTGCAGTTTACGTCCGAGCTTTGGGGCGCTGTTGCCGGCAGCTTGGGAGTTAAACTGCACCGCACCACCGCGTATCACCCGCAGGCGAATGGGCTGTGCGAACGTTTTCACCGCTCCATGAAAGCTTCACTTCGTGCGTCTTTATGTGACGGGGACTGGGTAGATCGGCTTCCATGGGTGCTGCTAGGTCTCAGGTGTGCACCCAAGGAAGATCTGCGGGCGTCTTCCACAGGGTTGGTTTACGGCCAGGTGTGGCGTGTCCCCGCAGATTTTGTGTCGGAAGCGACCGTTCCATGGTCGGCCGCGAATCAGAGGGCGACCTGTTGGAGTTCGCCGGCAGGTTTGCCCCGGTCCCGACCTCATGGCACTGCGTGCCCGATGTGCGCGTTCCGGCTTCTTTGCGTTCCGCGAAATTTGTTTTTCTCCGGCACGATGCGCATCGCGGTCCCTTGCGGCCACCTTACGACGGCCCGTATAGGATTCTGGAGCATGGGGACAAATGTTTGGTGTTGGACATTGGGGGCCGCTGTCTCGCTGGACAGAGTTAAACCTGCGTGTTTGAACCCTTTTCTTCCGTCGAAGGTTGCAGTACCTCCCCGCCGGGGACGTCCCCCTGGTCAGCGATGGGAGGAGTTAACGGATTCGTCGGTTCCCTCGCCCTCCGCCTTGGGACCGCCGCAGGTCCCTTCCCCCCGGCCTGCCACACCCGCCGCCTCCCCACGGTGTACACGTCGGAGTCGGGTGGTAGTACCTCCTACCTATGCTGATTTTGCGTATGGGTGA